The genomic DNA TGCCGCTTCCATGTCGCCCGCGACAAACTTCAGCGGCCGACGCTGGCTGTCGATGACGACGTTCACAATAAAGTCGCAGCCGACGTGCCGGCCAATCCACGTGTTTTCTTCATGCACCGGGTTGCCGTCGAGAATTCCGCAATCGGCGTTGGGATGCTCCAAAAAGTCCGGCCCGTGCCAGACCTTAACCGTCTCGAGCGCTGCGATGCCGGGGCAAATCAACTTCCGCCCGCCGGAATAACCCGCCATCAAGTGCGGCTCGATCAATCCCGTCGTAATTTTCAAGTCGGCCTTCACGTAGCGGGAATCGATCCAAATCGGTACGCCACGTGGGCTTTGGCCGCAATAGGTATGCTCATCCAGCACTTGCCCATGATGATTTTCGATCCGGTAATTCTCATAAATCTGCCGACCGACCATTTCGACCAACTCATCCCCAAGATTCGGCCGATGCAGCCCGGTCGCGTTCAAGATCGTAATCTTTTCACGCGGTATTTCGGCTGCTTCGAGCGTTTCGAGCATTGGTGTGAGAATCAGCTCGTTTGGCACCGGCCGTGTGATGTCGCTAATGACGATGCACGCATCGCTCCGCCCGCGAGCAATTTCGGCCAGTGGTGGAGTCCCGATCGGTCGATCCATCACCTCACGCAAGGCCACCGCGGAATCAGCCAGCGGCGTGGCGTCTTTGTAAGTCAAAGTGCGCACAATCCGCTCTGCCGGAAGATTCACCTCCAGCCCCGTTCGGCCATATTCGAGACGCACTCGCATCGTACAACCATTCAAACCAGTTGGGTCTTGCCTATCCCCGTTCATCATAACTTGCTGCTCCGCTGGCAAGCTAGTAGTCGTATGCGATTCTCTCACGGCAGCGGTGATTGCAAAGTATAATCAAGGAACGATCCCGCGATCATCGCTCTTTTTGCACGTTCCCATCACATGCCACAGAATCTCGCAGAGATCGTTTACCCGGAATGCAGATTTGGCGGATTTACGCGAGTCGATGGAACGGTCGCATATTATTCGCGAGTTCACGCACTGCTGCGTCCTGGCGACGTCGTCCTTGATTTAGGCTGCGGGCGAGGAGCGCAAGCCAACGATCCAAGCAGCTTTCGGCGGCAACTCCGTGATTTGCGTGGAAACGGACGCACAGTGATCGGCATCGACATCGACCGCAATGCGCAGACCAATCCCCTAATCGACGAATTCCGCTTGATCGAAGACGTCGAGCACTGGCCGATCGACGATGCGTCCATCGACTTGATTCACTCGGACAACGTACTCGAACACGTTCAAGAGCCGGATCACTTTTTCACCGAGGCGCATCGAGTGCTCAAACGCGGCGGACATCTGACGCTGCGAACGCCAAATGCTTGGGGTTATGCCTCTCTGCTTGCGCGGCTCGTTCCCAATCGTTGGCATGCTAAGGTGGTGCATCGCGTGCAACATTCGTCCAGCGCGCAAGATGTTTTTCCCACCGTGTATCGTTGCAACTCACCTCGCAAGTTGCGCCGCGCCTTGGCACGGCATGGTTTTAACTCCGTGGTATACGCGATCGAATCGGAGCCGAGTTACTTGGACTTTTCCCAATTGGCATTTCGCGTTGCCGCAGCAATGCACACGGTACTACCTCCAATCTTTCGCAGCAAGCTGGTGGCCTTCGCCTGCAAGACGGCGGAGGCTTAAACAAAATCTCGCAAGCTGCGCACACCGATCGGCTCGCGGCTCCAGAACGGCTCGGCGTAGCGAGTGCCGATCGACCAGCCCCAGTAGGCTGCCTGGTCTCGCAGGCGGTCGATGAAGGTGGGCGGATCGGTCGGCCGGCCAGCGATGAACTGGCTGGCATAGCATTCGAGCGCGGCCCGCTTGCGATCCCAATATTCGCTAATATCGACAACGAACGTCGGCGGATCAACCACTCGCAAGTGAACGCACGAGTAGTAAAACACCCGCTCTGGATGAAATGGCTCGCCAGACATGTCGGACTTCGTGAGCTTCGACCAGAAGCGAGCGGCTTCAATCATCGACGTCGCGGCAATGTGGTCGGGATGGGCATCGACCCAATACGGCGCGAAAAGCCACTTCGGCCGAACTCGCCGAAACACCTCCGCCAGCTTCCGCCGCGCGTCGAGCGTATGCTCCAAACTGCGGTTCGGCAAATCCAGATTCTCTCGCCAATGTAGGCCAAGAATCTTCGTCGCCGCCACCATCTCTTGCCGTCGCAACTCGGGCGATCCAAACGGCGTCGGCTCGCCACTGGTCAAGTCCAGTACGCCGACGCGCAGCCCTTCGCTGATAAAGCGCAGGATCGAACCGGCCATGCCGAGTTCGGCGTCGTCGGGGTGCGGGGCAATGATGAGCAGGTCGAGCATGGGTCAAAACAGGATCATCAAGTGCCGCCACGGTGCGATTTGCGCTGATCGGTGACTGTTCTTGTCGGCCGCACAATTGCCGACGTTTTCCGGTTGCTACCGCTCGTATCGTCAGCGCGCCCTTCTACAATTGCCGTTGTGGGTTTTTCGTCAGCGTCCGACGCCATCAGCGTAGCCAATCGTACTACTCGTGCGGAACGAGATAGCTCCAGGCGGTGCGGCCAACCTCTCGTGCGGCCGTGCATGCCATTGCTAAAATCATACCGTCTCGAAAGGCACCAGCCAACTTGAATGTCCAAGCCAAATCGTGCTTGCTCATTCCATCCGTACTACCAACTCTCCGGCCTCGACCGGAGTGCCAGGTTTGACCAGCACGTCCGCAATTCGACCATCATGTTCAGCGTAAAGCGTGGTCTCCATCTTCATCGCTTCGAGCGACAGCAGCTTTTGCCCCTTCTTGACGCGATCGCCGGATTTGATCGGCACGGTCACGACCAGGCCGGGCATCGGAGCGGCAATTTGCTTTGGATCGTTCGCATCTGCCTTCGGTCGTTGGACGAACTGTACGCCTGCGCTCTTATCAACTACCGACACGCTGCGCGGCTGGCCGTTTAACTCGAAGAAAACGGTTCGTGTGCCATCGTCGTGCGGCTCACCGGCGGTCAGCAGTTTAATAATCAGCGTCTTGCCAGGCTCGATGTCGATTGTCAATTCATCACCCGGTTGCGGGCCGTACAAAAAATACGGCGTCGGCAAGATGCTCGTGTCGGAAAATTGCGCCTGGTGCGTCGCAAAATCTTGATACACGCGCGGATAGAGCAAATGCGAAACAACTTGCTGCTCGCTCGGCTTATGCCCAAATTGCTTTTCGAGCGCCGCCGCAGTCGCCGC from Pirellulales bacterium includes the following:
- the larA gene encoding nickel-dependent lactate racemase is translated as MRVRLEYGRTGLEVNLPAERIVRTLTYKDATPLADSAVALREVMDRPIGTPPLAEIARGRSDACIVISDITRPVPNELILTPMLETLEAAEIPREKITILNATGLHRPNLGDELVEMVGRQIYENYRIENHHGQVLDEHTYCGQSPRGVPIWIDSRYVKADLKITTGLIEPHLMAGYSGGRKLICPGIAALETVKVWHGPDFLEHPNADCGILDGNPVHEENTWIGRHVGCDFIVNVVIDSQRRPLKFVAGDMEAAFLDGVKFVRGVVRDTIAEPVDVVVTSCAGYPLDTTFYQAVKGLTGALPIVKQGGTIIMAASLSEGIGSPEFQSLFKDNPSLDVFVERILGKDYFVMDQWQLEELAKVRRKAKVKIVSDGLSREMLNGLFVESAPTVELAVAESLNEYGPEAKIAVIPKGPYVLAQVG
- a CDS encoding class I SAM-dependent methyltransferase is translated as MPQNLAEIVYPECRFGGFTRVDGTVAYYSRVHALLRPGDVVLDLGCGRGAQANDPSSFRRQLRDLRGNGRTVIGIDIDRNAQTNPLIDEFRLIEDVEHWPIDDASIDLIHSDNVLEHVQEPDHFFTEAHRVLKRGGHLTLRTPNAWGYASLLARLVPNRWHAKVVHRVQHSSSAQDVFPTVYRCNSPRKLRRALARHGFNSVVYAIESEPSYLDFSQLAFRVAAAMHTVLPPIFRSKLVAFACKTAEA
- the bshB1 gene encoding bacillithiol biosynthesis deacetylase BshB1, yielding MLDLLIIAPHPDDAELGMAGSILRFISEGLRVGVLDLTSGEPTPFGSPELRRQEMVAATKILGLHWRENLDLPNRSLEHTLDARRKLAEVFRRVRPKWLFAPYWVDAHPDHIAATSMIEAARFWSKLTKSDMSGEPFHPERVFYYSCVHLRVVDPPTFVVDISEYWDRKRAALECYASQFIAGRPTDPPTFIDRLRDQAAYWGWSIGTRYAEPFWSREPIGVRSLRDFV